A stretch of Rhizobium glycinendophyticum DNA encodes these proteins:
- the dapB gene encoding 4-hydroxy-tetrahydrodipicolinate reductase, whose protein sequence is MKLVVVGAAGRMGRTLINLICQTDGVVLHAAVERPGSPALGRDAGELAGAGTLGVAVTDDPLSAFLHADGVIDFTSPASTVEFAALAAQARIVHIIGTTGCLPEHEDKIDAAARHARVVKSGNMSLGVNLLSVLIKQAAKALGASDWDIEVLEMHHKHKVDAPSGTALLLGQAAADGRGIDLTSHSVRVRDGHTGPREEGSIGFATLRGGSVIGEHTVLFASEGETVTLSHSATDRSLFARGALRAAVWAFGKKPGRYTMLDVLGLNSTP, encoded by the coding sequence ATGAAGCTCGTCGTCGTCGGTGCCGCCGGGCGCATGGGACGCACACTGATCAACCTGATCTGCCAGACCGATGGCGTGGTTCTTCACGCCGCGGTCGAACGCCCAGGCTCGCCTGCGCTTGGCAGGGATGCCGGCGAGCTTGCGGGAGCCGGCACACTTGGCGTTGCTGTTACCGACGACCCGCTTTCTGCTTTTCTGCATGCCGATGGGGTCATCGACTTCACGTCGCCTGCCTCGACCGTGGAGTTTGCCGCACTCGCGGCTCAGGCACGTATTGTCCATATTATCGGCACCACAGGCTGCCTTCCCGAACATGAAGACAAGATCGATGCAGCAGCCCGTCATGCGCGCGTGGTAAAATCCGGCAATATGAGCCTCGGCGTCAATCTTCTGTCTGTACTGATCAAGCAGGCTGCAAAAGCGCTGGGCGCTTCCGACTGGGACATCGAGGTGCTGGAGATGCACCACAAGCACAAGGTCGATGCGCCGTCCGGCACAGCCCTTCTGCTGGGCCAGGCGGCAGCGGATGGCCGTGGCATCGATCTCACGAGCCACTCCGTACGCGTACGCGATGGACATACCGGCCCGCGCGAAGAAGGCTCGATCGGTTTTGCAACCTTGCGCGGCGGTTCCGTGATCGGCGAACACACCGTCCTTTTTGCCAGTGAAGGCGAAACGGTAACCTTGTCTCACAGCGCGACCGACCGCTCGCTGTTTGCACGCGGCGCCCTAAGGGCTGCCGTCTGGGCCTTCGGCAAGAAGCCCGGTCGTTATACCATGCTCGACGTGCTCGGGCTCAACTCCACCCCCTGA
- a CDS encoding ABC transporter ATP-binding protein: protein MSAKGKSNETLDRDSITAVLRRVVTENGREHLGAYAFAIVCLLTVAATTAFTAWIMESVINEAFANRRADLIWTICGSIFAAFVIRGFAGYGQAVTLAKIGNNIVARYQRRLFAHLMTLSVGYFNESRSARLSAQINQNINGVRDVLNLTVTSLARDLVTLVSLVGVMFYQDVILSLLVFTVAPPLLIGLRYLAKRLRSATRESVILNSHVLGAMQETVQGITIVKAFTMEEQLQRKIQSTIDAAERRSNRIARLSERNGPLTESLAGLSVAGVMAYAAFQAIYGGVPPGAFFSFITALLLAYEPAKRLAKLQVQMERAAVNAKMIYEILDMQTHQRDKPGAGELKVTEARVEFRDVRFAYGSNDPVLHGLDFVAEGGKTTALVGPSGAGKSTVITLVPRFYDPAEGAILIDGQNIADVTKSSLRHHLAYVSQQPYLFEGTIRDNIRYGRPEATDAEIEDAARLANAHEFILAQPMGYDTPVGENGLTLSGGQRQRLSIARALVRNAPILLLDEATSALDAESEAAVQQALDAAMVGRTVIVIAHRLSTVIKADKIIVMQAGRVVEEGTHQSLAQRPSGLYARLHNLQAAHNGRDVFQEI from the coding sequence TTGAGCGCCAAGGGCAAATCCAACGAAACGCTGGACAGGGACAGCATCACCGCCGTCTTGCGTCGGGTGGTCACCGAAAATGGCCGCGAGCATCTGGGCGCCTATGCCTTCGCCATCGTCTGCCTTCTGACTGTAGCGGCGACGACGGCCTTTACGGCGTGGATCATGGAATCGGTCATCAACGAGGCCTTCGCCAACCGCCGGGCAGATCTGATCTGGACCATCTGCGGTTCGATCTTTGCCGCATTCGTCATTCGCGGCTTTGCCGGTTACGGACAAGCCGTTACTCTTGCAAAGATCGGCAACAATATCGTGGCGCGGTACCAGCGCCGCCTATTTGCGCACTTGATGACGCTGTCGGTCGGCTATTTCAATGAATCGCGATCTGCTCGCTTGTCTGCGCAGATCAATCAGAACATCAACGGCGTACGCGATGTGCTCAACCTGACGGTGACGTCGCTTGCTCGCGACCTCGTCACGCTCGTGTCGCTTGTCGGTGTGATGTTCTATCAGGACGTCATCCTGTCGCTGCTCGTTTTCACCGTCGCCCCGCCCCTGCTCATCGGCCTTCGTTATCTCGCGAAGCGACTGCGCAGCGCGACGCGCGAGTCGGTCATCCTGAACTCCCACGTTCTGGGCGCCATGCAGGAAACCGTTCAGGGCATCACCATCGTCAAAGCCTTCACGATGGAAGAGCAGCTCCAGCGCAAGATCCAATCGACGATTGATGCCGCCGAGCGCCGCTCCAACAGGATCGCCCGCCTCAGCGAACGCAATGGTCCGCTGACCGAATCGCTAGCGGGGCTTTCCGTGGCAGGTGTGATGGCCTATGCGGCCTTCCAGGCCATTTATGGAGGTGTTCCGCCAGGTGCGTTCTTCTCCTTCATCACAGCCCTTCTGCTGGCTTATGAACCGGCCAAACGCTTGGCCAAGCTTCAAGTACAGATGGAACGCGCGGCGGTGAACGCCAAGATGATTTATGAGATCCTCGACATGCAGACGCATCAACGGGACAAGCCAGGGGCGGGGGAGCTCAAGGTCACAGAGGCTCGAGTCGAGTTTCGTGACGTTCGTTTTGCCTATGGGAGCAACGACCCCGTCCTGCATGGACTTGATTTCGTGGCTGAGGGCGGCAAGACAACTGCACTGGTAGGCCCTTCCGGTGCAGGCAAATCGACCGTTATCACGCTCGTACCGCGTTTCTACGACCCCGCCGAAGGTGCGATCCTGATCGACGGGCAGAACATTGCCGATGTCACCAAATCGTCGCTGCGTCATCACCTCGCCTATGTCTCGCAGCAGCCCTACCTGTTCGAGGGGACGATCCGCGACAACATCCGCTACGGCCGCCCCGAAGCAACGGACGCGGAAATCGAGGATGCGGCGAGACTTGCCAATGCCCACGAGTTCATCCTTGCGCAGCCAATGGGTTACGACACCCCCGTCGGCGAGAACGGGCTGACGCTCTCTGGCGGCCAGCGGCAGCGGCTGTCGATCGCGCGGGCTCTCGTGCGCAATGCGCCGATCCTGCTTCTCGATGAAGCGACCTCGGCGCTCGATGCGGAGTCCGAGGCGGCCGTGCAGCAGGCGCTGGATGCGGCCATGGTCGGGCGGACAGTCATCGTCATCGCCCATCGCCTCTCCACCGTGATCAAGGCAGACAAGATCATCGTCATGCAGGCGGGCCGTGTGGTGGAGGAAGGCACGCATCAGAGCCTTGCACAGCGGCCGAGCGGTCTTTACGCTCGCCTTCACAATCTCCAGGCTGCTCACAACGGTCGAGACGTATTTCAGGAAATCTGA
- a CDS encoding glucokinase: MAQTQRDDTLPFPILIGDIGGTNARFSILLDNSGEAISFPNVINKDFATIDAAIRTSVLAQTTHKPKSLILALAGPIKGDEVPLTNCPWVVRPKVLMAELGFAEVLLLNDFEAQALAAATLGVSDRQPLGALSDAPLGSRVVLGPGTGLGVAGLVRARDTWFPVPGEGGHVDVGPRTERDYAIWPHLTPVHDANAALGRISAEELLSGRGLMNIYRALCKAEGNRTPRYGEPAEVSAAGISGSDALAGEALSLFATYLGRVAGDLALIFMAKGGVFLAGGISPKILPALQSGEFRAAFEDKAPHQGLLHGIPTFVVTHPQAALHGLAAFASAPSDFGLATEGRHWRNMAAE, from the coding sequence ATGGCCCAGACACAACGTGACGATACCCTTCCCTTTCCGATCCTGATTGGCGACATAGGTGGCACAAACGCCCGGTTCTCGATCCTGCTCGATAACAGCGGCGAGGCCATCAGTTTTCCAAACGTGATCAACAAGGATTTCGCCACGATCGATGCGGCAATCCGCACATCCGTGCTCGCCCAGACGACGCATAAGCCGAAATCGCTGATCCTCGCCCTTGCCGGGCCCATCAAGGGCGACGAGGTGCCGCTCACGAACTGCCCCTGGGTCGTGCGCCCGAAGGTGCTGATGGCCGAACTTGGCTTTGCCGAAGTGCTGTTGCTGAATGATTTCGAGGCGCAGGCGCTGGCCGCTGCCACGCTTGGTGTTTCCGACCGGCAGCCGCTCGGCGCGCTGAGCGATGCGCCTCTCGGGTCGAGGGTTGTGCTCGGTCCGGGAACCGGGCTCGGGGTTGCCGGACTCGTACGGGCACGGGATACGTGGTTTCCGGTTCCCGGCGAGGGTGGACATGTGGATGTCGGTCCGCGCACCGAACGTGACTACGCCATCTGGCCCCATCTGACCCCCGTGCACGATGCCAACGCCGCGCTCGGGCGAATTTCTGCGGAGGAACTGCTGTCGGGTCGGGGGCTGATGAACATCTATCGCGCGCTCTGCAAAGCCGAAGGCAACAGAACCCCGCGTTATGGCGAGCCGGCAGAGGTTTCTGCTGCGGGCATTTCCGGATCGGACGCGCTGGCTGGCGAGGCGCTGAGCCTTTTTGCCACCTATCTCGGTCGTGTGGCGGGGGATCTTGCACTGATATTCATGGCGAAGGGTGGCGTATTCCTCGCGGGCGGCATTTCTCCGAAGATCCTGCCGGCGTTGCAGAGCGGCGAATTTCGCGCTGCTTTCGAAGACAAGGCACCGCATCAGGGGCTGCTGCACGGCATTCCCACATTCGTGGTCACCCATCCTCAAGCGGCCCTTCACGGCCTTGCAGCATTTGCAAGCGCTCCATCGGATTTTGGTCTCGCTACCGAGGGTCGCCACTGGCGCAATATGGCCGCAGAATAG
- a CDS encoding methylglyoxal synthase has translation MTSVPCIALIAHDQKKDDMAEFARRHRSKLLHWRIVATGTTGGRIQDAAPDLNVTRLKSGPLGGDQQIGALIATGEVDMLVFLVDPLTPMPHDVDVKALMRLATVYDIPMALNLATADILMQTLTA, from the coding sequence ATGACCAGCGTCCCTTGCATCGCCCTGATTGCCCATGATCAGAAGAAAGACGACATGGCGGAGTTTGCCCGCCGGCATCGTTCGAAGCTTCTCCATTGGCGGATCGTGGCGACGGGCACAACAGGAGGCCGCATCCAAGATGCCGCCCCCGACCTCAATGTCACCCGGCTGAAAAGTGGTCCATTGGGCGGTGATCAGCAGATTGGCGCGCTGATTGCCACGGGTGAGGTCGACATGCTGGTCTTCCTCGTCGACCCATTGACTCCGATGCCGCATGATGTGGATGTGAAGGCACTTATGCGGCTCGCAACCGTTTACGACATCCCGATGGCGCTCAACCTCGCGACCGCCGACATCCTAATGCAGACCCTGACTGCCTGA
- the mepA gene encoding penicillin-insensitive murein endopeptidase, translating to MSPLKACRTLASALMILGAVSASAIDVVLAQDAPAKELFGGVTLPTRAAPSPYGSYAKGCIAGAVAIPTDGPTWQAMRLSRNRRWGHPQMIALLERFSQDAARLGWGSGILIGDISQPRGGPMLSGHASHQVGLDADVWFTPKPAQPLSPQQREDMPFTSMLDKSKFLTVDKRRWTDVHAQVVVKAASYPQVERVFVNPAIKKKLCETWTGDRAVLGKIRPIYGHDEHFHIRIRCPEGATGCKPQAPVGPGDGCDKSLAWWFTKEPWAAPKKDPNAKPAPKPRAMQLTDLPKACRTVLRADGAGNELEATYRPADGQVLVPTASAFVAPAQALAPPFELPVEVPVPPARPSGY from the coding sequence ATGTCGCCACTCAAAGCGTGCCGCACTCTTGCATCAGCCCTCATGATCCTGGGAGCTGTTTCCGCTTCTGCCATCGACGTCGTTCTCGCACAGGACGCGCCTGCGAAAGAATTGTTCGGCGGCGTCACGCTGCCGACACGGGCTGCCCCTTCGCCCTATGGCTCCTATGCGAAAGGATGCATTGCCGGAGCCGTAGCCATTCCAACCGACGGGCCGACATGGCAGGCGATGCGTCTTTCGCGTAACCGCCGGTGGGGGCATCCGCAGATGATCGCGCTTCTGGAGCGTTTTTCACAGGACGCGGCGCGATTGGGGTGGGGATCGGGCATCCTGATCGGCGATATCTCGCAGCCACGTGGCGGACCCATGCTGTCAGGGCACGCGTCCCATCAGGTGGGCCTCGATGCCGATGTGTGGTTCACGCCCAAGCCGGCGCAACCCTTGTCGCCGCAGCAGCGTGAGGACATGCCCTTTACCTCAATGCTCGACAAGAGCAAGTTTCTGACGGTGGACAAACGCCGCTGGACTGATGTCCATGCGCAGGTGGTCGTGAAGGCGGCGAGCTATCCGCAGGTGGAGCGTGTCTTCGTCAATCCAGCGATCAAGAAGAAGCTCTGCGAGACCTGGACTGGTGACCGAGCGGTCCTTGGCAAGATCCGTCCGATCTATGGCCATGACGAGCATTTTCACATTCGCATTCGTTGCCCGGAAGGTGCGACCGGCTGCAAACCACAGGCGCCAGTTGGTCCCGGCGACGGCTGCGACAAGTCGCTTGCCTGGTGGTTTACCAAGGAGCCTTGGGCGGCGCCGAAAAAGGACCCGAACGCCAAGCCGGCACCCAAGCCGAGGGCCATGCAACTGACAGACCTGCCGAAAGCTTGCCGCACAGTATTGCGTGCGGACGGCGCTGGAAACGAATTGGAGGCAACCTATCGTCCGGCAGATGGGCAAGTCCTAGTTCCCACCGCATCCGCCTTCGTTGCACCGGCTCAAGCTCTTGCACCCCCCTTCGAACTGCCTGTGGAGGTTCCTGTCCCGCCTGCACGCCCGAGCGGATATTGA
- a CDS encoding extracellular solute-binding protein, whose translation MQMAWTRRFLNWFIVAGSTVAACSAAAQDQQPTDTFRHALAIVGGIKYPPGFAHFDYVKPAAPKGGAINLSASGTFDSFNPVLDKGELAAGLSPRLSLVTETLLKPSMDEVDAVYGLLAEAVSYPPDYAYATFRLRSEARWADGMPVTPEDVIFSFEKFKDLNPLYTTYYAHVLKAEKTGEREITFTFDEKNNRELPIIVGELDIVPKHWWTANGPDGKPRDISRTTLEPILGSGPYRIASFVPGAKVVYELRDDYWGKDLNVNVGYNNFQTQTYTYYADLDVEFEAFRSGAVDYWVENSAMRWARSYDFPAVADGRVKRQVLDNEYKTSGVLVGFIPNMRREMFKDVRVRKALNFAFDFEELNRTIFFDQYKRIDSYFYGSELASQGVPEGQELEILKSLGPEVPPDVLTQRYENPVGGDGAKLRENLRSALALLKEAGYELRGGKMVSAATGTPLQFEILLNGPTIERVALPFADNLKKIGIQVSVRTVDSAQYANRVRSFDYDMIYLGWAQSLNPGNEQRDYWGSRSVTQEGSRNYAGISSPAIDKLIDQIIFAKDRQTLIPTVKALDRLLLAGSYTVPSYTLRSSRIAYWDKFEHAELPTYAIGFPSIWWAKQAQN comes from the coding sequence ATGCAGATGGCTTGGACGAGGCGATTTCTGAACTGGTTCATCGTTGCGGGATCGACGGTCGCGGCCTGCAGCGCAGCTGCTCAGGACCAGCAGCCCACCGACACTTTTCGTCATGCACTGGCTATCGTTGGAGGTATTAAATACCCGCCAGGCTTCGCCCATTTCGACTATGTGAAGCCAGCGGCGCCCAAAGGCGGGGCTATCAACCTCTCGGCGTCCGGCACTTTCGACAGCTTCAATCCTGTTCTCGACAAGGGTGAACTTGCCGCAGGATTGTCTCCGAGACTATCTCTTGTAACGGAAACCCTTCTGAAGCCTTCGATGGACGAAGTGGACGCGGTGTATGGCTTGCTTGCCGAGGCGGTGTCTTATCCGCCCGACTATGCCTATGCGACATTTCGCCTGCGTTCCGAGGCGAGATGGGCAGACGGTATGCCGGTGACACCGGAAGACGTGATCTTCAGCTTTGAAAAGTTCAAGGACCTCAACCCGCTTTACACCACCTACTATGCGCACGTTTTGAAAGCAGAGAAGACCGGCGAACGCGAAATCACGTTCACGTTCGACGAAAAGAACAATCGCGAACTGCCGATCATCGTCGGGGAGTTGGACATCGTTCCAAAGCACTGGTGGACCGCCAACGGACCAGATGGCAAGCCACGCGACATTTCCCGCACCACGCTCGAACCCATTCTCGGATCTGGCCCCTACCGTATAGCTTCGTTCGTACCCGGAGCGAAAGTCGTCTACGAACTGCGGGACGACTACTGGGGCAAGGACCTCAACGTCAACGTCGGCTACAACAACTTCCAAACCCAGACCTACACCTACTATGCAGATCTGGATGTGGAATTCGAAGCGTTTCGCTCCGGCGCGGTGGATTACTGGGTAGAAAACTCGGCCATGCGCTGGGCGCGGTCCTACGATTTCCCGGCAGTTGCCGATGGCCGTGTGAAACGTCAGGTCCTGGACAACGAGTACAAGACCTCCGGCGTGCTCGTCGGGTTCATTCCCAACATGCGCCGTGAAATGTTCAAGGATGTGCGCGTCCGCAAGGCACTGAACTTTGCCTTCGACTTCGAAGAGTTGAACAGGACAATCTTCTTCGACCAGTACAAGCGGATCGACAGCTACTTCTACGGTTCCGAACTGGCATCGCAGGGCGTACCTGAGGGTCAGGAATTGGAGATATTGAAGTCGCTAGGCCCCGAAGTTCCCCCGGACGTTCTGACACAGCGATACGAGAACCCCGTCGGCGGCGACGGCGCCAAGCTGCGAGAGAACCTTCGATCAGCGCTGGCGCTCCTGAAAGAAGCCGGTTACGAACTGCGCGGGGGGAAGATGGTCTCCGCTGCGACGGGCACGCCGCTGCAGTTCGAGATCCTGCTGAACGGGCCGACCATCGAGCGCGTTGCGCTTCCTTTCGCAGACAATCTCAAGAAAATTGGCATTCAGGTTTCTGTCAGAACGGTCGATTCCGCACAGTATGCGAACCGCGTTCGCAGTTTCGACTATGACATGATCTATCTCGGCTGGGCGCAAAGCCTGAACCCCGGGAACGAACAACGAGATTACTGGGGTTCGCGGTCTGTGACCCAGGAAGGGTCGCGCAACTATGCCGGTATTTCCAGTCCCGCGATCGACAAGCTGATAGACCAGATTATCTTCGCCAAGGATCGCCAAACGCTGATCCCCACCGTCAAGGCGCTTGACCGTCTCCTGCTGGCGGGCAGCTATACAGTTCCGAGCTACACCCTCCGTTCGTCCCGCATCGCCTATTGGGACAAGTTCGAACATGCCGAATTGCCGACCTATGCTATCGGGTTCCCATCCATCTGGTGGGCTAAACAGGCGCAAAACTAA
- a CDS encoding microcin C ABC transporter permease YejB produces the protein MTAYIFRRLLLMIPTIIGIMGISFIVIQFAPGGPVEQVIAQLSGQGDSADARLSGGGDMLNQQVGADEGGSRYRGAQGLDPELIAKLEKQFGFDKPPLERFIEMMWNYIRFDFGESFFRNTSVIDLIIEKMPVSISLGIWVLLISYAISIPLGIKKAVSDGSRFDVWTSGVIVVGYAVPGFLFGILLIVLFAGGSFFDWFPLRGLTSDNFAELSWWQKILDYFWHLTLPLTALLLSAFATTTLLTKNSFIDEIKKQYVVTARAKGLAERQVLYGHVFRNAMLIVIAGLPGAFISAFFTGSLLIENIFSLDGLGRLGYLAVVNRDYPIVFATLYIFSLMGLVVGLISDLIYTWIDPRIDFDRRDV, from the coding sequence ATGACCGCATACATCTTCCGCCGGCTCCTGCTGATGATCCCGACGATCATCGGCATCATGGGCATTTCATTCATCGTCATCCAGTTCGCCCCCGGCGGTCCGGTGGAGCAGGTCATCGCCCAGCTCAGCGGCCAGGGTGACAGTGCCGATGCCCGGCTGTCCGGCGGCGGCGACATGTTGAACCAGCAGGTCGGCGCGGACGAAGGAGGCTCCCGCTATCGCGGTGCCCAGGGTCTTGACCCCGAACTGATCGCCAAACTCGAAAAACAGTTCGGCTTCGACAAGCCCCCGCTCGAGCGCTTCATCGAGATGATGTGGAATTATATCCGCTTTGATTTCGGCGAGAGCTTCTTCCGCAATACCTCGGTCATCGATCTGATCATCGAAAAGATGCCGGTGTCGATCTCGCTTGGAATCTGGGTCCTTTTGATTTCGTACGCCATATCCATCCCGCTCGGCATCAAGAAGGCGGTCTCTGATGGCTCGCGCTTCGATGTCTGGACCTCGGGTGTCATCGTGGTGGGCTATGCCGTGCCGGGCTTCCTCTTCGGCATCCTGCTGATCGTCCTTTTTGCCGGCGGGTCGTTCTTTGACTGGTTCCCTCTGCGGGGCCTCACCTCCGACAATTTCGCCGAGCTCTCCTGGTGGCAGAAGATCCTCGACTACTTCTGGCACCTCACACTGCCGCTGACAGCACTTCTGCTGTCGGCCTTCGCCACGACGACGTTGCTCACCAAGAATTCCTTCATCGACGAAATCAAGAAGCAGTATGTCGTCACCGCCCGCGCCAAAGGATTGGCCGAGCGACAGGTGCTCTACGGCCATGTATTCCGCAATGCCATGCTGATCGTCATCGCTGGCCTGCCGGGCGCTTTTATCTCAGCTTTCTTCACCGGCTCTCTGTTGATCGAGAACATCTTCTCGCTCGATGGCCTCGGCCGCCTCGGCTATCTCGCGGTCGTCAACCGGGACTATCCGATCGTCTTCGCCACGCTCTACATTTTCTCCCTGATGGGCCTTGTTGTCGGTCTCATCTCGGATCTCATCTATACCTGGATCGATCCGCGCATCGACTTCGACCGGAGGGACGTTTGA
- a CDS encoding ABC transporter permease, which yields MSAVETVTAVPPKKTWLKPTNRRRLENFKANRRGFWSFWIFMVLFALSMFAEFIANDRPIIASYKGEILFPVVVDYPEEKFGGFLAVTDYRSPFISDEINANGWMIWPPIRYSYRTVNSEVPHSAPTAPFWLMDTDERCAAYPLKAEDPNCVLGNMNWLGTDDQARDVMARMIYGFRISILFGLALTLASAAIGVTAGAVQGYFGGWTDLLMQRFIEIWSSMPVLYILLIIAAILPPGFFVLLGIMLLFSWVGFVGIVRAEFLRARNFEYVNAARALGVGNWTIMFRHLLPNAMVATLTFLPFILSGSITTLTSLDFLGFGMPPGSASLGELIAQGKRNLQAPWLGLTAFFTMSIMLSLLIFVGEAVRDAFDPRKTFR from the coding sequence ATGTCTGCCGTCGAAACTGTCACCGCTGTGCCGCCGAAAAAGACCTGGCTGAAACCCACGAATCGTCGCCGGCTTGAAAACTTCAAGGCGAACCGTCGGGGCTTTTGGTCCTTCTGGATCTTCATGGTCCTTTTCGCGCTCAGCATGTTTGCCGAGTTCATTGCCAATGACCGGCCGATCATCGCCTCCTATAAGGGCGAGATCCTCTTCCCAGTTGTCGTGGATTACCCGGAAGAAAAGTTCGGCGGCTTCCTCGCCGTTACCGACTACCGCTCGCCCTTCATATCAGACGAGATCAACGCCAACGGCTGGATGATCTGGCCGCCCATCCGCTACTCCTATCGCACGGTCAATTCCGAAGTGCCGCATTCGGCACCGACGGCACCCTTCTGGCTGATGGACACGGATGAACGCTGCGCCGCCTATCCGCTGAAGGCGGAGGATCCGAACTGCGTGCTCGGCAATATGAACTGGCTCGGCACCGACGATCAGGCCCGCGACGTCATGGCTCGTATGATCTACGGTTTCCGAATTTCGATCCTCTTCGGTTTGGCACTCACGCTCGCCTCTGCCGCAATCGGCGTCACAGCCGGAGCCGTCCAAGGCTATTTCGGCGGCTGGACCGACCTTCTGATGCAGCGCTTCATCGAGATCTGGTCTTCGATGCCGGTCCTCTACATTCTGCTGATTATCGCCGCGATCCTGCCGCCCGGCTTCTTCGTCCTGCTCGGCATCATGCTGCTCTTCTCCTGGGTCGGCTTCGTCGGCATCGTGCGGGCCGAATTCCTGCGCGCCCGAAACTTCGAATACGTGAATGCCGCCAGGGCGCTGGGCGTCGGCAACTGGACGATCATGTTCCGCCACCTGCTGCCGAATGCCATGGTGGCGACGCTAACTTTCCTGCCCTTCATCCTGTCGGGCTCGATCACCACGCTCACTTCCCTCGACTTCCTCGGCTTCGGCATGCCGCCCGGTTCTGCCTCGCTCGGCGAACTCATCGCGCAGGGAAAACGCAACCTCCAGGCTCCGTGGCTCGGACTCACCGCCTTCTTCACCATGTCGATCATGCTTTCGCTCCTGATCTTTGTCGGCGAGGCCGTCCGCGACGCCTTCGATCCGAGGAAGACCTTCCGATGA
- a CDS encoding type II toxin-antitoxin system VapC family toxin: protein MIAVKRVYLDTNVFIMLSEKSHQLQRLLVNAIAAQPMGKPPVFATSELTLSELLVKPHQIGDDTLIEGYESLIISSDWLDVRPVDRGVLYYAAVIRAQYGHLKLPDAIHVSSALGQGCSHLLTDDQGIKDRYDVVHTRYGSLAGSASLTILRPDEPTLTSLIESLSA from the coding sequence ATGATTGCCGTTAAGCGTGTCTATCTCGACACAAACGTCTTCATCATGCTCTCGGAAAAGTCGCATCAACTCCAGAGATTGCTTGTAAATGCGATCGCCGCTCAGCCCATGGGAAAGCCCCCGGTCTTCGCGACGAGTGAACTGACACTGTCTGAGCTTCTCGTCAAACCCCACCAGATCGGCGATGACACGCTGATTGAAGGCTACGAATCACTGATCATCAGCAGCGACTGGCTCGACGTACGCCCCGTTGATCGCGGTGTCTTGTACTACGCTGCTGTGATTCGCGCTCAATACGGTCATTTGAAGCTGCCGGATGCCATCCATGTATCGAGCGCGCTGGGGCAGGGCTGCTCTCATCTCCTGACCGATGATCAAGGCATAAAAGACCGCTACGACGTGGTTCACACGCGATACGGCTCCCTCGCTGGCAGCGCCAGTCTGACCATTCTCCGCCCCGACGAACCCACTCTCACCTCCCTGATCGAAAGCCTCTCCGCATGA